In Chrysiogenes arsenatis DSM 11915, a single window of DNA contains:
- a CDS encoding single-stranded DNA-binding protein, which produces MSSFNKIILLGNLTRDPELRFIPSGAAVATFGLAVNNPRVENEVMFIDVTVWNKPAENCAKYLTKGNTILIEGRLSMESWEDKQTGQKRSKHKIVAESVQFIRTGKGGNQSAPDEANAPHEAPPFDQPPHHMPRSAPNYPASPSDMPDDDIPF; this is translated from the coding sequence GTGAGTAGTTTTAACAAAATCATCCTACTGGGCAATTTGACCCGCGATCCTGAATTGCGGTTTATACCGTCCGGCGCGGCAGTGGCGACGTTTGGCCTCGCTGTGAACAATCCCCGTGTCGAAAATGAGGTGATGTTTATTGATGTCACGGTCTGGAATAAACCAGCGGAAAACTGTGCGAAGTATCTGACGAAAGGGAACACGATTCTCATTGAAGGTCGCCTATCTATGGAGTCGTGGGAAGACAAGCAAACAGGGCAGAAAAGAAGCAAGCACAAAATCGTTGCAGAATCGGTGCAGTTCATCCGCACAGGCAAGGGCGGTAATCAGTCGGCACCGGACGAAGCGAATGCACCGCATGAAGCGCCACCGTTCGATCAACCACCACACCACATGCCACGTTCAGCACCAAACTACCCTGCGTCGCCGTCAGATATGCCGGATGATGATATTCCGTTCTAG
- a CDS encoding transcriptional regulator: MEALDKVFKITGSKSALARLLDISPAAISQWDKVPLPHCFTIEKITNGQVRCEELRPDIDWSVLRQPSA, encoded by the coding sequence ATGGAAGCACTCGATAAGGTTTTCAAAATTACTGGTTCAAAATCTGCCCTTGCGCGGCTCTTGGATATCTCGCCTGCTGCTATTTCTCAGTGGGATAAGGTTCCATTGCCGCACTGCTTTACCATCGAAAAGATCACGAACGGTCAGGTGCGTTGCGAAGAGTTGCGCCCTGATATTGATTGGTCTGTCCTGCGCCAGCCCTCTGCCTGA
- a CDS encoding LexA family transcriptional regulator, translating into METVATRLKLARENAGLNLSEAAKKLNLSPSAVHQWESGTTAPRKKALEAAAKIYNVSPVWLNHGENPSFGAPIVPWEHPSELTDDFVFVARCDIRVSAGNGIVVYDECEQDEPQSFRLSWLKKMGMNPDNVRVVYAHGNSMAPGINEGDSLTIDTSRRDVKSSHVYVIRIEDEVSVKRLFKRPGGGLEVQSDNKDHPTRQFTAEESQNIEIIGEVMHKQSTRI; encoded by the coding sequence ATGGAAACCGTAGCAACGCGACTCAAGCTGGCACGAGAAAACGCTGGATTAAACCTCAGCGAGGCAGCAAAAAAATTAAATTTATCTCCCTCTGCCGTGCATCAATGGGAAAGCGGAACAACCGCACCACGCAAGAAAGCATTAGAAGCAGCGGCAAAAATATACAACGTGTCACCTGTTTGGCTGAACCACGGAGAGAACCCATCATTTGGCGCACCCATTGTCCCGTGGGAGCATCCAAGTGAACTCACGGACGACTTCGTGTTTGTCGCGCGGTGCGACATTCGCGTATCTGCTGGCAATGGCATCGTCGTATATGACGAATGCGAACAGGATGAGCCACAAAGTTTTCGCCTGTCATGGCTGAAGAAAATGGGTATGAATCCAGACAATGTTCGCGTCGTCTACGCCCACGGCAACAGCATGGCACCTGGAATCAATGAGGGCGATAGCCTGACTATCGACACCAGCCGACGTGATGTGAAAAGCAGCCATGTGTATGTAATTCGCATTGAGGACGAAGTATCTGTCAAGCGCCTCTTTAAGCGCCCCGGTGGTGGCCTTGAAGTGCAAAGCGACAATAAAGATCACCCCACGCGGCAGTTCACGGCAGAAGAATCGCAGAATATAGAAATTATTGGCGAGGTTATGCACAAACAATCGACGAGGATATGA